The nucleotide window TTTGGATCACACAACTGCCGGTCTGAGCGGGTACCTGCTTCCCTCAATCAAAACGTGGATGAACCACGGGCTTGGAGTCAAGAGAGGCAGGGAGTGGGTGGGTTGCTGCCGTGTGGTTCCGATCGCGGGGCCGAACATACCCCAGTGACGCACCCGGCAGCGGTCGCGGGGTTCAATGACAGCTTTCCCCTGACCAATGTAACCTCAGCATTCCCCGACGACCCCACTTTTACTGCCCGAATCGGCTGTGTCACCTTCCGCTTGACCTTGGGGTTGCTGTGTGAGAGCTGAAACGGCAGGCGGcgggaagaaggtgaaggctGAGGTGAAGGGAAGGTGAAGTTCAAGGTGAGGCTAAGAAACCTCGGACAAAATGAaggtggaggcggcggtAAAGAGATGGCCGGCCGGGACCCTAGCACTGGTGAAGTGTTCAAGCCCTCTTACTGTGACGTGGCAAGTCCCCTCAACACACAGAAAAACTACAAGCTCAATGGGATCAAATATGCCAAAGAAATGGGGACTATCACTGAGGTAAAGATAGAGTTTGGTCGTGGACTACGACGGAGGTGGTCGCGTGCCGTATGTGTTGATCATGGGAGGGAACGACTCTGTATGGATAATGACAAGGCTGCCAGAATTGGCTGATGTTTGTGCTCTTCTTCAGTATCCATCTCTGGCTCTCCACGTGAAAGAACCCAAAAGAAACTTTTGAATCCATCCGTCAGCTTCTTGCATGAATGAAAAAGATTGCTTCGGGGGAGCCGGTAAATTGGTAAGACCTCGATGCTACTCTGGTGGAGGTTTcaaaggggagaggggctGATTCCATATCTTGACAAAACTGCATATTTAACCCCAACCCTTGCTTCCCCGCATCGGTCTGTGACGTTTTTTTCAAGGTGTGCCGCCGGCGACTGGGACTGGGCTCGCAACCGGCTTTAACATTTCCTggcccccccccaaaattGTGCCGCGCTTcttcccaaccaccacaacacacacacagctcGGCATTGTCTTCGCCAGCTCTGGCTGTGTCACTTCATGTCGCTCCCACTGCGCTGTCGACACTACACCACAGCACCCTGAATCGCTACATTCAGCTCTGCTTGTCTGCCCCCCATTTACGAATTGACTGCGTCATAAAACCGAAAGCTTTCTGGAGCTCATCGAAAACCGGGCGAAGGGCGATAACCCCCTGAGGCGCGCCTACTGATGGCCGACCCAGGGCAGAAGGATGACTTTCCCGACCTGTCGTCCTTTGACGACGATGTGTCGGTGATATCTGTGAGCGCCAACTTTTATCGGGCCGCAATGGGGCTCGGGAACGATGCTCATCAGCAGGGCAGAAAGACTAACCAAGTGATCAATCATGGTAGACTCGAGGAGTCGAGGCATTCGGCCGCAAAGTGACGAGCACGGCGAGCCATCTGATCGGTACTATTGCCGATccaacctcccaccctcaCTACACCAGGGCCATGACCGAGGTCTCCCGTCAGTTGACGAAACCGTCTCTGCAGCGCACCATGTTCTCGATGGCGCGCACTACGCCTACCGACCTGGTCAGGTCCCGCCTCTCTACCACGGAAATACATTCGCGCGCTCTTGCCTATGTACCGGAtgagctgctcaagaacATCCCCGAGGATGAGAACTCGTACTCTCTTTTCCAGGGCTTCAAAGCCAGCTTCCCCGAGTTCGCCGAGGAttccaagggcaagaagcaCAGGCGGCGTGTCTCCAGAGGAAGACGGCTTCTGGAGGAAAGGCCCACGACACCGGATGGATCGCCGGAATCGGTGCAtaagatcaagaaggagaagtcAACCATGATGCATcagttggagatgttgagcaTTCGGAAGAATATGGCCAGTGcagagatcaaggagattgaTGCCAAATTGGAGAACCTTGTAGGCATGAGGAAGATCATCCTTGAAAGGCTGGCAGCTCTGGAGAAGGACGAGGCGTTGCTTGAGCATGATAGTGGGTCTTTCCCCTACACGGCATTGCCTACTAAGCTAACGTTTGACTGCagttgtcgaggttgagacGAGATTAGAAGAGGCTCAGGAGATGGCTGTCGAGGCAGCCTCTATTGCCCAACACACACCGGCGAGATCAGAAGACGGGCAAAACGAGGACGAGAACGCACCTGGTTTCATGTCGCAATCCATTTACGAGAAGCTCCCATCAGTATCATCAGGAAGTGGTCCCGTTAAGCGGAAGCCGAGAAGTATCAGGAGGAAGTCGGCGCCGATTTTGCACGAGCACTTCGAGCCAGGAAGCATGATCCGCTCGATGCGCGCGCATCAGGACAGCATCACTACTCTCGACTTTGACGCCCCCTTTGGATTGATGGTTTCGGCTGCAATGGATGATTCGGTTCGTGTTTGGGATCTGAACGCTGGTCGCTGCATTGGTCTCTTGGATGGCCACACTGCTTCTGTTCGCGCTCTCCAGGTCGAAGACAACTTCTTGGCAACTGGCTCTATGGATGCGACTATTCGGCTCTGGGATCTCAGCAAGGCTCACTACGACCCGCAAGGCAGCAGCTTTGgtaaggaggaggacgatgacgaggacgcTCTTGCCTTCGAGAACCCCAGCGACTTGCCGGTAGATCCTCCTGCCAACAGCATGGCTGATTGCCCACTCTTCACCTTGCAAGCTCATCTTGACGAAATCACGGCTCTTCACTTCCGAGGCAATGTTCTTGTGTCAGGTTCTGCTGATAAGACTCTTCGGCAATGGGATCTGGAGAAGGGACGTTGCGTGCAGACTCTGGACGTTATGTGGGCTGCCGCGCAGGCCACTGCTCTCTCCCACGATAATGATACCTGGAGACAAACCAACAAGGCCCCGGATACGTCTGCGGATTTCGTTGGCGCACTCCAAGTCTTCGAATCCGCACTCGCCTGCGGTACGGCCGATGGCATGGTCAGGCTCTGGGATTTGCGCAGCGGACAGGTGCATCGCAGCTTGGTAGGCCATACTGGGCCTGTCACCTGCCTGCAGTTTGACGACGTACACCTGGTTACTGGCAGTTTGGACAGAAGCATTCGGGTGAGTGTAAATTCGAGGTTATTCAAGGGACGTTTACTAACTGGTGGCCAGATCTGGGATCTCCGAACTGGGTCCATCTATGACGCCTATGCTTATGACAACCCGATCACAAGCATGATGTTTGACCAAAGACGCAttgtcgctgctgctggcgaggaTGTCGTCAAGGTATACGACAAGGTTGAGGGACGGCACTGGGACTGCGGTGCTGGCATCACCGAGGCCGATGAAGCCAAGAGCCCTGCCATCGTGGAGCAAGTGCGCATCCGGGACGGATACATGGTTGAGGGTCGGCGGGACGGCATCGTTGGCGTCTGGACCTGCTAGTCCTCTGGGTCCCCAGTACAGAGAATCTTGTATAATGTTACCATGTATCAGTAAAAAGAGACGACAGCGATGACATTTGGAGACACGAAGTCAGTTTTTAGGAACATTTCACGGTTTTAAAGGCACATATCGGATGAGCATGATTAGAAGTATACGCAAGTGAGGCTTAGACAATGATTATTTGTCCGTGATTCGGTTGCCGAGTGTTGTGCACAATCTCGAGGAGGTAGCGGCCGCATCACCCGCGCCCAAGTGTGCAGGAGGGCCAATGAAAGGGAAGCAAACTCCCCAATACGACAGGCCCGCATCCCGCGGATCCCCTTTTTCTAAGCTGTCTTGTGGTTTCTTGGGGCTACATCTTTTCATCCGAGATGCGGGCGGTGTTGGTCCTGATGGTTGCTGAGGCGGAAAGGTTCGACGGGACTACGGAGTATCAGAAGAAACCGAGAGGCTCAGCCCTATGTTGGTTTCTCGAGTGTAGTGGTTATCAAAGCTGAATCATGATGGTGAAAGGTGAAGGGAAGGATGCTAGGGTTGAGGTATAAGTATTCGTGATATCCGCCGTTTTCAACAGTCCAAgataatcatcatcatcatcatcatgacaCACACCGGACTGTCTTTACAGTATCACATCATACCATTTAACACGCAGAATCACCAAGCAGAATCACCAAGCAGAATCACCAAGCAGAATCACCATGGCACCCACCTTTGAAGAAGCCCTCACCTCTACCTTTACCCTCGCGACTCCCCCCAAAGGCCCTCTGGCGCGCTACCGACTCCTGTCTCCCACAGCAGGAGTGAGAGTCAGCCCGCTGTGCTTGGGTGGTTTAAACATTGGTGATGAGTGGTacgccgccccccccccgatccccctttccttcccacCAGAGTTAAGCTAACCCACATAAAGGAAAGCCCTCATGGGCGAAATgacccaaccccaagccttctccctcctcgactaCTTCTACTCGGCCGGGGGCAACTTCATCGACACGGCCAACGCCTACCAAAAGGAGCAGTCTGAGCAGTGGATCAGGGAGTGGATGGCCCGGCGTGGGGTCAGAGATCAGATGTGTAAGTCCCTTCCCCCCTGCCTTTCTCTTCAATGGCGGAGCTGACGATAAAGGAGCGCAGTCATCTCAACCAAATACAGCAACAACTTCCGCGCCGGCCACGGCGAAACCGAGATCATGGCCAGCTACATCGGCAACGGCACCAAGTCATTACACACCAGCGTTCACGCCTTGTTAAAGAAGCTACAGACGGGGTACATCGACCTGCTCTTCGTCCACTGGTACGACTACGCGACTTCAATCCCGGAGCTGATGCAGAGTCTCAACGTGCTGGTCAATCAAGGAAAGGTTCTGTATCTTGGGATCAGCGACGCGCCGGCGTGGGTGGTGACAAAGGCGAATCAGTACGCGAGGGATCACGCGCTTAGGGGGTTTAGTGTTTACCAGGGTGAGTGGTCAGCTGTGGCGAGGGATTTTGAGAGGGATGTTATACCGATGTgtagggaggaggggatggggatcaTGCCTTGGGGTGcgttggggggtgggaattTCAAGAGTGAGggggggcagaggagggcagaaggagggggggggtgaaaGGGGAAGGGTTCACGCGCCGGTTGGGGAGAGACATGTCAAGGTTGCTAAGGCGTTGGGACgggtggcggagaggagggggacgaggttgacgagTGTGGCGCTGGCATATGTGATGCAGAAGGCGCCGTATGTTTTTTCGCTcgtgggggggaggaagattgAGCATTTGAGGGAGAATATTGAGGCgttgaaggtgaggttggagagggaggattttgaggagattgagggAACGGTGGAGTTTGATTTGGGTTGGCCGAATAAGTTgcagtttgggggggggttgccAGAGAATATGCAGGATTTTTGGTTGATGGGGACGGCGGGGTGGTTTGATAATGTGCCGGTTGTGAAGGCTATTGTGccggccaaggaggaggaggctggtgaTCTGAGTAGTGAACATGCGGATGGGGCTAAGATGGTGTCgttggtgagtggtgggtggaagggggtCAAAGGGGAGTAACCTTGAGatgattttttttggcttttgttCGAAGTTTTTTTCAATGATAGATAATCTAATTGTCTCTTTACCACCCATAACGTTACGACCAATGTGCCTTAAGTGTACAGGTTTATGTGCGGTGTCCTGGACCGTCTTGCTCCTTCCTTGATACTACCGCTCCTTCCTCGATACATCAGCCAGCCGCTCCGGAAGGTGCATCTGAACACATACCTTCCAACAGAGAATATACCGGAAAGACTTTTCCGTTTTAATGTAACACATGACTTGATTCCCATCCTCAGTTTTCTGTTCGACATTGAGACCTTGACTCGACAGTTCTTCTGGCTGTACTGGTGTCGCGGTGAGCCCCTGACCCCATGCACCTGGCTCTCAACCACGGTAGTCTTCACGATGGCCACCGAAGAAGGCGCGGAGACATACAAAATTCAGGTGACACCCCTTCAGCCAAGGTCTTCCAATCTTCGTACATATTCACGCAAGAAGTCAATCAGCAAGCTGCCGTCACTCAAGCCATCCCAGAAACACTATCCTGTCAAGCCACTGCAACAAACTCAGCTAAATCTTCGAGTGACGAAGACACCGAGTAACGTTTCGAAGGCGTCTGAGCCAAGACTCTCGAATCGCATCGAGGTTGTCATTCCGGATACAGAGAGTGCTAGTTTCGATCCTCATGACTACGATGACGCCTATGttggtgagaaggaggatgaagtcGTGGATGACGACGTGGGCGGCAATGAAGTCGCGGAGAACTATGAAGTGGTATATGCAAGCgaaggtgatggtgagaATCTGAacacaacaagaagagagtGTACGTGGGTATTCCTGACAGAAACATGTGAGCCTGCTAACGTCCAAAATAGCCAACACAGTCTTCTTCCCGCCTGGCGCAGGGGAAGACGTGTATAATATACCAGATGATTTACCAGAAGACTTGCCGCCTGTCGTACCCAATATCAGTGATCGCCAGAAGAAGTCCAACGGCAGTGAACGCCAGAAGGACCCGGTCTGGGTTGTAatgccatcaacaacaccgcaCTTCACCCAACAGATGATTCGCGGCCGACCGCCCGGCAATGGTCCTCGACGCCCTCACCTAATCTTCAACAAGCTCCCTTCGAGAAGCCGCTTCAAAAAGCTCCCGCAAAAATCCGGACGACAGACCTCGTCTCTCCGCTCCAACCCAGGCGACGGCTTCTCAGACGATGAAATCAAACGCTCTGGCCTCGTACTCCGTCGCAGTGCGAAGCAAAACACATCAATCACACGCGTGGCTGACACTGATATCCCCCGCAGACCACCACTTCCCAGGCTCAAGCAAGACAAGAGAAGGGCAGACTCGGAGGACAGTGTTTTCGAGATCAGACCAAGAAAGAGGACAAAATGCACCCAAGAGCAGCCAGACTCAATCGCCAATCGGTCAACACAATGGAGATCAACTCCTCGGATTGCAGTCCCAACACAGATCCTCATTCCACCTCTCCGCCAGCCCAGTAATCCCAAGGCCAGGGTTATCGTCCATCCACCCACaagtgatgaggatgaggaatcAGAGTACAGCTCAGATGACAGAGTCATTATCCCCCAAAGCAGAGACTTCATTACCTCATCAGACTTGCGAACCactgaggacgaggaggaggaggaggaggaggaggaggaggacgaggacgaggacgaggacgaggaggaggacgaggaggaggagaaggacgaggaggaggagaaggacgaaaacgaggacgaggacgaggacgaggagaaggacgaaaacgaggacgaggacgaggacgaggagaagggcaaggacgaggaggagggcagtgGTTATGCAACATACATCTCCGAGACTTTCACCGGAGGCCAACGATCGAGCTCAGTACCTGTCGAGCCCACAGTACAGAGTGACAGTGCAGGCAACGGGGTGGATGCCGGGGTGCAGATTACTCAGGGGCTGGAAAAACGGAGAGGGTTGAAGAGAAGTAAGACGCAGTAGAGAGGCGCAAGGGCACAATGACTGGCCATGTAGAGGATTGACAATATTTTGGAACGTAGGGGGAAGACTGTAGGAAAGAAAGGACggaaagagggaggagaatgTATTCAACATGCTTGACAATCTTTGCTGCACATAGCTTCTCAGCGGTTGGCTTGAACATCATCCTGCATATTTAGGCCATTAATCAGACAGCGaccttgctcttcttgacTATTTTTATTTGTTacattgtcatcatcaatATGTACTCTTGCcagcaccaaaaaaaaaaaaaaacacgaATTCTTgattcccattcccaaacGCCTGGAACATTAAAATCAAGAGATATCTTCCCTCTCGTCATCTCGGACTCCTAGTAGACCACAAACGGGCTCCTTATTTGGTCCCCTTTCCCTTAGCCTCCGTCTCCCCCAGCTCCCTCACAAACACCCTTGTCCTCCCCTGCCCGGTATAATCCTCCATCCCCGTCTCAAACCCAGGGCAAACCCCAATAGCGAGGTACTTCCCATCCCCACTGAACCCCAAGCTCGCCACCGCCTCGGGGAACTTTTGATACtgcctcatcctcctcttggcctcggcaTCCCAAAGCGCGACtgtcccatcaccaccaccagaggcAAAAGTGCCGTATATCGGGTGGAAAGCGAGGGCGTTGACAGGATAAACAAtatccccaccaccttcttc belongs to Podospora bellae-mahoneyi strain CBS 112042 chromosome 6, whole genome shotgun sequence and includes:
- the MDV1 gene encoding Mitochondrial fission protein (EggNog:ENOG503NWMN; COG:S); its protein translation is MADPGQKDDFPDLSSFDDDVSVISTRGVEAFGRKVTSTASHLIGTIADPTSHPHYTRAMTEVSRQLTKPSLQRTMFSMARTTPTDLVRSRLSTTEIHSRALAYVPDELLKNIPEDENSYSLFQGFKASFPEFAEDSKGKKHRRRVSRGRRLLEERPTTPDGSPESVHKIKKEKSTMMHQLEMLSIRKNMASAEIKEIDAKLENLVGMRKIILERLAALEKDEALLEHDIVEVETRLEEAQEMAVEAASIAQHTPARSEDGQNEDENAPGFMSQSIYEKLPSVSSGSGPVKRKPRSIRRKSAPILHEHFEPGSMIRSMRAHQDSITTLDFDAPFGLMVSAAMDDSVRVWDLNAGRCIGLLDGHTASVRALQVEDNFLATGSMDATIRLWDLSKAHYDPQGSSFGKEEDDDEDALAFENPSDLPVDPPANSMADCPLFTLQAHLDEITALHFRGNVLVSGSADKTLRQWDLEKGRCVQTLDVMWAAAQATALSHDNDTWRQTNKAPDTSADFVGALQVFESALACGTADGMVRLWDLRSGQVHRSLVGHTGPVTCLQFDDVHLVTGSLDRSIRIWDLRTGSIYDAYAYDNPITSMMFDQRRIVAAAGEDVVKVYDKVEGRHWDCGAGITEADEAKSPAIVEQVRIRDGYMVEGRRDGIVGVWTC
- a CDS encoding hypothetical protein (COG:C; EggNog:ENOG503NWH7), whose amino-acid sequence is MAPTFEEALTSTFTLATPPKGPLARYRLLSPTAGVRVSPLCLGGLNIGDEWKALMGEMTQPQAFSLLDYFYSAGGNFIDTANAYQKEQSEQWIREWMARRGVRDQMFISTKYSNNFRAGHGETEIMASYIGNGTKSLHTSVHALLKKLQTGYIDLLFVHWYDYATSIPELMQSLNVLVNQGKVLYLGISDAPAWVVTKANQYARDHALRGFSVYQGEWSAVARDFERDVIPMCREEGMGIMPWGALGGGNFKSEEGGGERGRVHAPVGERHVKVAKALGRVAERRGTRLTSVALAYVMQKAPYVFSLVGGRKIEHLRENIEALKVRLEREDFEEIEGTVEFDLGWPNKLQFGGGLPENMQDFWLMGTAGWFDNVPVVKAIVPAKEEEAGDLSSEHADGAKMVSLVSGGWKGVKGE